The genomic interval TCGGACTTCGGGAGCGTCGACAATGAGGGCACCCGGAAGCCCCGAGAAGCAGCCCGCCGGCTGCGCGAGGACCCCGCGGTCGACTTCCAGGTCGACGGGGAGCTACAGGCCGACACCGCCGTCGTCGACGATCTCCTCTCGGAGGACTACGAGTTCGCCGACCTCGACGCGCCCGCGAACGTGCTGGTGTTCCCGAATCTGGAGGCCGGCAACGTCGCCTACAAGCTGTTGCACCGTCTCGGCGGCGCGGCGGTCGTTGGACCGATGCTCGTCGGGATGGCCGAACCGGTGCACGTCCTCCAGCGCGGCGACGACGCCGCAGACATCGTCAACCTCGCGGGCGTCGCTGTCGCGACCGCCGGCGACGACTGACGAACCGCACCGGGGGACCCCGAGCGATCCTCACGGAATCGGCCACGGGGCCCACTCCCGCCTGCCCTCCCACGAAGTCCGGTCCCGTCTGGCCGCCACCGCCAGAGGTTCTGTCCCAATATCGACGTTCATACACTCTAAGACCGAGTATAAACGCATTCGTCCCAGAATCGGGTCAGTGTGCGGATGAACGCTCGGGGTCAAAGCTGCAAATGAGACGAACCAAACGTATTTGAACGACCGAAGCGAGGTTCTGGTAGACGCAGATGGACCTGACCAGCAGTCAGCGGGAGATCCTGAACACCCTCGTCAACGGATACGAGGAGACGGAATCCCCGATGCCGGCCACGAGGATCGCCGAGGTTTGCGACCGGCACGTGGGAACCATCCGGAACCTGATGCAGATGATGAAGTCGCTCGGGTTGGTCGAGGGCGTTCCGGGATCCGAGGGCGGGTACGTGCCGACCGAGGCCGCCTTCGAGGCACTGGGCCGTGACCCCGACGACGACGACAGCGGCGAGACGCTCGGGCTCGCCCACGACTACGACCGGGTCGACGTGGCCGTCGAGTCGATCGACTTCACGAACGTCCACCACCCGAAGAAGTGCCGCGCAACGGTGACGTTTCGGGAGTCAGTCACTCGGTTCAGCGTGGGCGATCCGGTGATCGTCGGGCCGACTCCGAAGTCGGGGCTCGTGATCACCGGGCAGGTCGAAGCGACCGACGAGGGCCGCAACATCCTCCACCTCGATGTTGCACGGATGGAAGCGCCGTTAGAACAGTAGTACCGGGACGACACTCCGTCGGCGCTACGACTGCGGGGCTGAAGTCGACGAGTCGAACTTCAGTTCGAGTTCGTGAAAGTGGCTTCGAGCGTCGCTGCCGGCAGTCGTCGGCGGCCTCAAACGGTCCCGTTTCGACGCGACGTGACGAACAGCACACCACCGGATAATCTCCCGGTCTGCGTCGACTGCGTCGCCGGTTCGCTCGATACCAAGGTCCTGATCGACGAGACGAACCAGGATTTCATCGAGTAGTTCGGTTCCCGGCTCCCCCGGTACCGCTCCGCTGTCACTGGGGTCGAGGCCCCCCGAACGATCGCGGTCACGCCGACCGGATCGATCCGAGGGGGAACCGACTGAACACCCGAGCTCGCGGCCGACCGCCGACAGTTCGCTCGCGTATGTGGCACCCAGCGGCCGGACATCGGCCGCCGCATCACCGTACCGGGTCACACGCCCGAGAAGAGCGTCCGTCCGGTTCGTCGTCCCGACGACGAGCCTGTCGTCGGCATTGGCGACGTAATATCGGCACGCGGTCCGAATGCGCGAGACGAACTCGCCCAGTTCAGTCGCGCCCGCTCGCTCCGTGGTCCGCGTCGGAAGCGCCGCTTCGAGTTCGGTGACGAGTGGTCGGATCGTCACGCGATCCATAGAGATCCCGAGGTCGTCTGCAATCGACTCGGGAGCCGGAGCGGTGAGCCCGGCCGCCTTGTGACACGGGAGGTGGAGTCCGCGGACCCGTGATGCCCCGAGCGCCTCGACCGCGATCGCAGCGGCGATACCTGACTCTCGTCCTGCTCCGAGGTCGACGATCACGCCATCGCCGTCGGCCGCGTCGACTTGGGACCGAATGAGATCGCTGGCACGCGCGGCAGTTTTCGACGCTCGACGGTCGCCACCGACAAGCGGACAAGCGGTGTCACCTGAGGTTCCGGTAGGCGAGTCAGCGACCTCTCGAGACGGTTCTGGCGGCAGCTGTCGCTTGTGAGCGGTCTGTTGGACTCGATCGAGCAGTCGGGCGACAGTTTCGCTGTCGACGCCTGTCGCCTCGTCGATCGGCAACGGCCGAGCGTCTGGATCCGGCCCGACGAGTGCCCCCAGAACACGGTCGAGCGTCGCGTAGGAGGCACCGAGCTCGGACTCGTCGGTTTGCCCCGCCCAAAATCCAGCGGTCGGTGGCCGTGAGATGATCTCCGTCGGCACGTCGAGGGCGGTCGCGAGCGCCCGTACTGCCGTCTTGTCGTACTCGCCGAGCGGGTGTAAATCAGCGGCATCGTCTCCGTACTTCGTAAAGTAGCCGAGCAGCCGCTCAGTGCGGTTGCTCGTTCCGACGACCATGCCGTCGGACGCGTCAGCGACAAGATGCGCACACGCCATCCGCAGGCGCGCCGCCAGATTCCCGGCCGCGACGGCGTCGCCGTCCGCGGCGATCCGCGGGGCGACGTACCGTTTGAACACGTCTACGGCGGGCTTCAGCGAGACGGTTGCGTAGTCTACGCCAAGCGATTCAGCGAACGAACGGGCGTCGTTCGTGTGCCGCTCGTCTGTCGTGTCGGTTGGCATGATCAGCGCCGTCACCGAGGAAGCACCGAGCGCCTTGACTGCGAGTGCGGCCGTTGTTGCCGAGTCGACCCCACCAGAGAGACAGACGACGGCGGTTTCCGCGTCAAGTGCGTCGGCTCGTTCCCGGATCAACCTCGTCGACTCAGAGCGCAGCAGGTCGGGCTGCCCGAAATCGTGGTTATCATCGTTCAAGGCTCCCGTCTCGGGACGTCCAGTCGCCATCGTCAGTCACCTCCCGTTTCGTCGCCGCGGTTCCCGGAGTCGACGTGATACGGCTCCGGAGTCGGCTCTTGGGGCGGGACTTCGTGCGCGACGGTCGACTGGATCCAGGCGTCCACCCGGTCGCGATCGTAGATGATCACGCTGTCGTCTGCGATCGAGAGATGGCCGTACCTGTTTTCACCGGACGAGTCCATCGGGGGATCTCCGTCGGGCGAGTCTGCACTCACAGCGACACCCCCTTGGCCGGGCACTCCACTGCACCCATGCGGCAACGGACATCAATAAATCCCACATCTATTTCTATATCTGTACTATAAAACCAAATGATTAGGTTTCTACCGGGTACTCCAATATTATTATGCGATAGATCGACCATATCTCCCCACGATTGTCTAACGCTCATACCCCGAACAGGGACATCGCCCCACAAAGTACTTTCGAGTGATCAGATTGAATATCTCGATAGTAGTTAGTGTCCTAGAACACGATCAGGACGACATGCAGTCAATCGTGGCTTTTTGAGTCAGAATCTGGCCGATTGTAGAATTAATTTTAATTGCGCATCGGGTCGTCGGACGCAAGTGTCGTGTCGAGTGACGACGTTCGCTCGCTCGGGCGGAGCCGACTCACGATTCCTGTTCAGTAAGCGAAACGTACCCGACCCTGGCTGCCATCTCCAACGGAGAAATCGGCGCCGTTTCGGCGTATGATACTAGCAGGATAACACTTAGTACGCATGAGTTTTGATAATCTATCAATGCCGCTTCGCCCCGTCGATCGCGACGTTCTGGAAGATATCTCGCAGGACATCTCACAGTCCAACTACGGGTTCCTGTACGTCGACCGCGTCCGCGACGACCTGAAAGACCAGTATCAGAGCCGTGAAAAAGACCGACTGAAGGCCCCGAAGTTGTCGACCTCGGACGTGAAAGAGTCGCTCCGCGACCTCGCCGAGGACGAGAACTACAGCCTGGAGCGGATCCGATCGGGAGTGTTCTACTGGGACCCGTTCGGTAGCGGCACGCGAACGGGGATCACAGAGCGCCTCAAGGGCGTGTTCCGTGATCAGATGGTCGTCACGACAGAAGACCTCCGGAAGGCGTTCGATCTGGCACACGAGGACGCCGACTTCTTCGCCACGCAGCTGCGACGGCAGAACCTCGTGATGCGAATCGCCGCCGGAAGTCGCG from Halobaculum halobium carries:
- a CDS encoding TrmB family transcriptional regulator, whose amino-acid sequence is MDLTSSQREILNTLVNGYEETESPMPATRIAEVCDRHVGTIRNLMQMMKSLGLVEGVPGSEGGYVPTEAAFEALGRDPDDDDSGETLGLAHDYDRVDVAVESIDFTNVHHPKKCRATVTFRESVTRFSVGDPVIVGPTPKSGLVITGQVEATDEGRNILHLDVARMEAPLEQ
- a CDS encoding NAD+ synthase; protein product: MATGRPETGALNDDNHDFGQPDLLRSESTRLIRERADALDAETAVVCLSGGVDSATTAALAVKALGASSVTALIMPTDTTDERHTNDARSFAESLGVDYATVSLKPAVDVFKRYVAPRIAADGDAVAAGNLAARLRMACAHLVADASDGMVVGTSNRTERLLGYFTKYGDDAADLHPLGEYDKTAVRALATALDVPTEIISRPPTAGFWAGQTDESELGASYATLDRVLGALVGPDPDARPLPIDEATGVDSETVARLLDRVQQTAHKRQLPPEPSREVADSPTGTSGDTACPLVGGDRRASKTAARASDLIRSQVDAADGDGVIVDLGAGRESGIAAAIAVEALGASRVRGLHLPCHKAAGLTAPAPESIADDLGISMDRVTIRPLVTELEAALPTRTTERAGATELGEFVSRIRTACRYYVANADDRLVVGTTNRTDALLGRVTRYGDAAADVRPLGATYASELSAVGRELGCSVGSPSDRSGRRDRDRSGGLDPSDSGAVPGEPGTELLDEILVRLVDQDLGIERTGDAVDADREIIRWCAVRHVASKRDRLRPPTTAGSDARSHFHELELKFDSSTSAPQS